The proteins below come from a single Microbulbifer sp. Q7 genomic window:
- a CDS encoding aconitate hydratase, with protein sequence MAKNLTRQLIEQHLVSGTMKPGEAVKLKIDQTLCQDATGTMVMLEFEALGLPRVKTELSAQYVDHNLIQADFKNADDHLFLRSACRKWGLWFSRPGNGISHAVHMACFGVPGKTLLGSDSHTCAGGAMGMLAMGAGGLQVALAMAGLPYSLTMPEVVGVEVSGKLPPWVSAKDVILEMLRRYDVKGGVNKVFEYYGPGLDNLTAMDRHVIANMGQEMGATASVFPADDMLRAFLRQQGREDDFVEQKAEEGADYDHREQIDLSALEPMIACPSSPGNVVTVREVAGKPIYQSYIGSSANPGLRDFVVPAKMVAGKNIPEEISLDINPTSRQLLEELSRTGDLNRLLQAGARLHQTGCNGCIGMGQAPASGRISLRTVPRNFPGRSGTKEDQVYLCSPETATASALTGVITDPRDMDMDYPAFAEPDTLNDMRPLMLAPRDTSNEIPVELEKGPNIQPLPDFEALPDALSGPILLKVGDNVSTDEILPAGTDILPLRSNIPAISHYTFSRVDESFYDRAKKLDGDCFVIGGENYGQGSSREHAAIAPRYLRVRAVIAVSMARIHRRNLINFGVVPLLFKTPEDLARLNQDDTLAFEDLPGQLRKGKSVKVQLADGNTLEVTHNMSEEEVATVLAGGLINEVRKNHLE encoded by the coding sequence ATGGCAAAGAACCTCACCCGGCAACTCATCGAGCAGCACCTGGTCAGTGGCACCATGAAGCCCGGCGAAGCGGTAAAGCTCAAAATTGACCAGACCCTGTGCCAGGACGCCACCGGCACTATGGTGATGCTCGAGTTTGAGGCGCTGGGCTTGCCGCGGGTCAAGACCGAACTCTCCGCACAGTATGTGGATCACAACCTGATTCAGGCGGATTTCAAAAATGCAGACGACCACCTGTTTTTGCGCAGCGCCTGCCGCAAGTGGGGGCTCTGGTTCTCGCGGCCGGGCAACGGCATCAGCCATGCGGTGCACATGGCCTGCTTTGGTGTGCCGGGCAAGACACTGCTGGGTTCCGACAGCCATACCTGTGCCGGTGGGGCCATGGGCATGCTCGCCATGGGGGCGGGCGGATTACAGGTGGCGCTGGCGATGGCCGGCCTGCCGTATTCCCTGACCATGCCAGAGGTGGTCGGCGTCGAGGTCAGCGGCAAGCTGCCCCCGTGGGTGAGCGCCAAGGATGTGATCCTGGAAATGCTGCGGCGTTACGATGTGAAAGGCGGTGTGAACAAGGTGTTCGAATACTACGGCCCGGGGCTCGACAATCTGACGGCCATGGATCGTCACGTCATCGCCAATATGGGGCAGGAAATGGGCGCGACCGCCAGCGTGTTCCCCGCGGATGACATGCTTCGCGCGTTTCTCCGCCAGCAGGGGCGCGAGGATGACTTCGTGGAACAAAAAGCCGAGGAGGGCGCCGACTACGATCACCGCGAGCAGATAGACCTTTCTGCGCTGGAGCCCATGATTGCCTGCCCATCCAGCCCGGGCAATGTGGTGACCGTGCGCGAGGTGGCGGGCAAGCCGATTTACCAGAGCTATATCGGCTCCAGCGCCAACCCCGGCCTGCGGGATTTTGTAGTGCCGGCAAAAATGGTGGCCGGGAAAAATATTCCCGAAGAAATTTCACTGGATATCAATCCCACCAGCCGCCAGTTGCTGGAAGAGCTGAGTCGTACCGGTGATCTCAACCGCCTGTTGCAGGCGGGTGCGCGTCTGCACCAGACCGGCTGTAACGGCTGTATCGGCATGGGCCAGGCACCCGCCAGTGGCCGTATCAGCCTGCGCACGGTGCCGCGCAATTTCCCCGGGCGCTCTGGCACCAAGGAAGATCAGGTTTACCTGTGCAGCCCGGAAACGGCCACCGCCAGTGCCCTGACGGGGGTGATTACCGACCCCCGCGATATGGATATGGACTACCCGGCGTTCGCCGAGCCGGACACTCTCAACGACATGCGCCCGCTGATGCTCGCACCGCGGGATACCAGCAACGAAATACCCGTAGAACTGGAGAAAGGCCCGAACATTCAACCATTGCCGGATTTCGAAGCGCTACCGGATGCCCTGAGTGGCCCCATTCTGCTCAAGGTGGGGGACAATGTTTCCACCGATGAAATTCTGCCAGCCGGTACCGATATCCTGCCGCTGCGCTCAAACATTCCCGCCATCAGCCATTACACCTTTTCCCGCGTTGACGAATCCTTTTACGACCGCGCGAAAAAGCTCGACGGCGACTGCTTTGTGATCGGTGGGGAAAACTACGGGCAGGGCTCCAGCCGCGAACACGCGGCAATCGCACCGCGCTACCTCCGTGTGCGCGCGGTGATCGCGGTTTCCATGGCGCGTATCCACCGCCGCAACCTGATCAACTTCGGCGTGGTGCCGCTGCTGTTCAAAACACCTGAGGATCTTGCGCGCCTGAACCAGGACGACACCCTGGCCTTTGAGGATCTGCCGGGGCAGCTGCGCAAGGGTAAGTCGGTGAAGGTGCAGCTGGCCGACGGCAACACACTGGAAGTCACGCACAATATGAGTGAGGAAGAGGTTGCCACAGTGCTTGCGGGTGGGCTGATCAATGAGGTGCGGAAAAACCACCTGGAGTGA